A window of the Synchiropus splendidus isolate RoL2022-P1 chromosome 6, RoL_Sspl_1.0, whole genome shotgun sequence genome harbors these coding sequences:
- the LOC128760753 gene encoding S-adenosylhomocysteine hydrolase-like protein 1 isoform X1 — protein sequence MSESVGEAKAEVKQASKEVKESENVAEKYSAMSVGRNSEMNMGELSSVFSTAMPTHKPVKKQIQFVEDKQEFSRFPTKTGRRSLSRSISQSSTDSYSSAASYTDSSDDETSPRDKTQVNSKGSTDFCVKNIKQAEFGRREIEIAAQDMSALISFRKRAQSEKPLAGAKIVGCTHITAQTAVLIETLVALGAQCRWTGCNIYSTQNEVAAALSEMGVAVFAWKGESEDDFWWCIDRCVNTEGWQPNMILDDGGDLTHWMYKKYPNVFKKIRGIVEESVTGVHRLYQLSKAGKLCVPAMNVNDSVTKQKFDNLYCCRESILDGLKRTTDVMFGGKQVVVCGYGEVGKGCCAALKALGSIVYVTEIDPICALQACMDGFRVVKLNEVIRLVDVIITCTGNKNVVSRDQLDRMKNGSIVCNMGHSNTEIDVASLRTPELTWERVRSQVDHIIWPDGKRVILLAEGRLLNLSCSTVPTFVLSITATTQALALIEMYNAPEGRYKQDVYLLPKKMDEYVASLHLATFDAHLTELTDDQAKYLGLNKNGPFKPNYYRY from the exons ATGTCAGAGTCGGTCGGAGAGGCGAAGGCGGAGGTGAAACAGGCAAgcaaggaggtgaaggagagcgaGAACGTGGCGGAGAAGTACTCAGCCATGAGTGTCGGCAGGAACAGCGAGATGAACATGGGCGAGTTGTCCTCGGTGTTCAGCACCGCGATGCCCACTCACAAACCGGTGAAGAAG CAAATCCAGTTTGTGGAAGACAAGCAGGAGTTCAGTCGGTTTCCCACCAAGACGGGTCGGCGCTCCCTGTCCAGGTCCATCTCCCAGTCGTCCACAGACAGCTACAGCTCTG CTGCGTCTTACACGGACAGCTCTGACGATGAGACCTCCCCACGAGACAAAACGCAGGTCAACTCCAAAGGCAGCACCGACTTCTGTGTGAAGAACATTAAACAGGCCGAGTTTGGCAGACGTGAAATTGAGATCGCTGCGCAAG acATGTCAGCGTTGATCTCCTTCAGGAAGAGAGCACAGAGTGAGAAACCATTGGCAGGCGCCAAAATTGTGGGCTGCACTCACATCACTGCGCAGACTGCT GTGCTGATTGAGACTCTGGTTGCCCTCGGAGCTCAGTGTCGCTGGACTGGATGCAACATTTACTCCACACAGAATGAAGtggctgctgctctgtcagAAATGG GTGTGGCTGTGTTTGCCTGGAAGGGGGAGTCAGAGGACGACTTCTGGTGGTGTATCGATCGCTGtgtcaacactgaaggctgGCAGCCCAACATG ATTCTTGATGATGGAGGCGACCTGACTCACTGGATGTACAAGAAATACCCAAATGTCTTCAAAAAAATCCGAGGCATCGTGGaggagagcgtcacaggggTTCATAG GCTGTATCAGCTTTCCAAAGCTGGAAAACTGTGCGTGCCGGCCATGAACGTGAATGATTCAGTGACCAAGCAGAAGTTTGACAACCTGTACTGCTGCAGAGAGTCAATCCTGGATGG TCTGAAGAGAACGACAGATGTCATGTTTGGAGGCAAGCAAGTGGTCGTATGTGGCTACGGCGAG GTTGGAAAAGGTTGCTGTGCGGCTCTGAAAGCTCTGGGATCCATCGTCTACGTCACTGAGATTGATCCCATTTGTGCCCTGCAAGCCTG CATGGATGGCTTCAGGGTGGTCAAGCTGAACGAGGTCATTCGTCTTGTCGATGTCATCATCACATGCACCG ggaACAAGAATGTGGTGAGCAGAGATCAGCTGGACAGAATGAAAAACGGCTCCATTGTCTGCAACATGGGCCACTCCAACACTGAGATCGACGTG GCCAGTCTTCGTACCCCCGAACTCACCTGGGAGAGAGTGCGTTCTCAGGTCGATCACATTATTTGGCCCGATGGCAAGAGAGTGATCCTCCTGGCTGAG GGACGCCTCCTCAACCTCAGCTGCTCCACAGTCCCCACCTTTGTCCTGTCAATCACTGCCACCACACAG GCCTTGGCTCTCATAGAGATGTACAACGCCCCTGAAGGACGATATAAACAGGATGTTTACCTGTTGCCCAAGAAGATGG ATGAGTACGTTGCCAGTCTGCACCTGGCTACCTTTGACGCGCACCTGACGGAGCTAACGGACGACCAGGCTAAGTACCTGGGCCTCAACAAAAACGGTCCCTTTAAACCGAACTACTACAG GTATTAG
- the LOC128760753 gene encoding S-adenosylhomocysteine hydrolase-like protein 1 isoform X2 has product MSESVGEAKAEVKQASKEVKESENVAEKYSAMSVGRNSEMNMGELSSVFSTAMPTHKPVKKQIQFVEDKQEFSRFPTKTGRRSLSRSISQSSTDSYSSAASYTDSSDDETSPRDKTQVNSKGSTDFCVKNIKQAEFGRREIEIAAQDMSALISFRKRAQSEKPLAGAKIVGCTHITAQTAVLIETLVALGAQCRWTGCNIYSTQNEVAAALSEMGVAVFAWKGESEDDFWWCIDRCVNTEGWQPNMILDDGGDLTHWMYKKYPNVFKKIRGIVEESVTGVHRLYQLSKAGKLCVPAMNVNDSVTKQKFDNLYCCRESILDGLKRTTDVMFGGKQVVVCGYGEVGKGCCAALKALGSIVYVTEIDPICALQACMDGFRVVKLNEVIRLVDVIITCTGNKNVVSRDQLDRMKNGSIVCNMGHSNTEIDVASLRTPELTWERVRSQVDHIIWPDGKRVILLAEGRLLNLSCSTVPTFVLSITATTQALALIEMYNAPEGRYKQDVYLLPKKMDEYVASLHLATFDAHLTELTDDQAKYLGLNKNGPFKPNYYR; this is encoded by the exons ATGTCAGAGTCGGTCGGAGAGGCGAAGGCGGAGGTGAAACAGGCAAgcaaggaggtgaaggagagcgaGAACGTGGCGGAGAAGTACTCAGCCATGAGTGTCGGCAGGAACAGCGAGATGAACATGGGCGAGTTGTCCTCGGTGTTCAGCACCGCGATGCCCACTCACAAACCGGTGAAGAAG CAAATCCAGTTTGTGGAAGACAAGCAGGAGTTCAGTCGGTTTCCCACCAAGACGGGTCGGCGCTCCCTGTCCAGGTCCATCTCCCAGTCGTCCACAGACAGCTACAGCTCTG CTGCGTCTTACACGGACAGCTCTGACGATGAGACCTCCCCACGAGACAAAACGCAGGTCAACTCCAAAGGCAGCACCGACTTCTGTGTGAAGAACATTAAACAGGCCGAGTTTGGCAGACGTGAAATTGAGATCGCTGCGCAAG acATGTCAGCGTTGATCTCCTTCAGGAAGAGAGCACAGAGTGAGAAACCATTGGCAGGCGCCAAAATTGTGGGCTGCACTCACATCACTGCGCAGACTGCT GTGCTGATTGAGACTCTGGTTGCCCTCGGAGCTCAGTGTCGCTGGACTGGATGCAACATTTACTCCACACAGAATGAAGtggctgctgctctgtcagAAATGG GTGTGGCTGTGTTTGCCTGGAAGGGGGAGTCAGAGGACGACTTCTGGTGGTGTATCGATCGCTGtgtcaacactgaaggctgGCAGCCCAACATG ATTCTTGATGATGGAGGCGACCTGACTCACTGGATGTACAAGAAATACCCAAATGTCTTCAAAAAAATCCGAGGCATCGTGGaggagagcgtcacaggggTTCATAG GCTGTATCAGCTTTCCAAAGCTGGAAAACTGTGCGTGCCGGCCATGAACGTGAATGATTCAGTGACCAAGCAGAAGTTTGACAACCTGTACTGCTGCAGAGAGTCAATCCTGGATGG TCTGAAGAGAACGACAGATGTCATGTTTGGAGGCAAGCAAGTGGTCGTATGTGGCTACGGCGAG GTTGGAAAAGGTTGCTGTGCGGCTCTGAAAGCTCTGGGATCCATCGTCTACGTCACTGAGATTGATCCCATTTGTGCCCTGCAAGCCTG CATGGATGGCTTCAGGGTGGTCAAGCTGAACGAGGTCATTCGTCTTGTCGATGTCATCATCACATGCACCG ggaACAAGAATGTGGTGAGCAGAGATCAGCTGGACAGAATGAAAAACGGCTCCATTGTCTGCAACATGGGCCACTCCAACACTGAGATCGACGTG GCCAGTCTTCGTACCCCCGAACTCACCTGGGAGAGAGTGCGTTCTCAGGTCGATCACATTATTTGGCCCGATGGCAAGAGAGTGATCCTCCTGGCTGAG GGACGCCTCCTCAACCTCAGCTGCTCCACAGTCCCCACCTTTGTCCTGTCAATCACTGCCACCACACAG GCCTTGGCTCTCATAGAGATGTACAACGCCCCTGAAGGACGATATAAACAGGATGTTTACCTGTTGCCCAAGAAGATGG ATGAGTACGTTGCCAGTCTGCACCTGGCTACCTTTGACGCGCACCTGACGGAGCTAACGGACGACCAGGCTAAGTACCTGGGCCTCAACAAAAACGGTCCCTTTAAACCGAACTACTACAGGTAA
- the srsf3b gene encoding serine/arginine-rich splicing factor 3b, which yields MHRDCPLDCKVYVGNLGNNGNKTELERAFGYYGPLRSVWVARNPPGFAFVEFEDPRDATDAVRELDGRTMCGCRVRVELSNGEKRSRTRGAPPSWSRRPRERDDYRRRSPPARRRSPRRRSFSRSRSRSFSRDRRRERSLSRDRNHKPSRSFSRSRSASRSPDRK from the exons ATGCATCGTGACTGTCCCCTTGACTGCAAAGTCTATGTGGGGAATTTGGGTAACAATGGGAACAAAACGGAGCTCGAAAGGGCCTTCGGGTACTATGGCCCTCTTCGCAGTGTTTGGGTCGCCAGGAACCCCCCAGGTTTTGCTTTTGTGGAATTTGAAGATCCAAGAGATGCAACTGATGCTGTGCGTGAGCTTGATGGAAG gacAATGTGTGGTTGCCGGGTGCGAGTGGAGCTGTCCAATGGTGAAAAGCGCAGCCGCACTCGTGGGGCGCCGCCATCATGGAGTAGACGCCCAAGAGAGCGGGATGATTACAGGCGTCGTAGTCCCCCAGCCAGGCGAAG ATCACCACGCAGGAGGAGCTTCAGCCGCAGTCGGAGCAG GTCCTTTTCAAGggacaggaggagggagaggtcCCTTTCCAGGGACAGGAACCACAAACCTTCAAGATCCTTCTCACGTTCGAGGAG TGCCTCCAGGTCACCTGATCGAAAGTGA
- the cdkn1a gene encoding cyclin-dependent kinase inhibitor 1 isoform X1 gives MCGIMASHVPPLTSRATGPARRNLFGPVDSQQLQVEYRAAIRQDIEEASRRWGYDFVSDKPLESSQFQWEGVPGTKVPEIYRPCMLGTARAAGAAGHHKAGRAAALREKENIPENTDNHVSNLKIGEWTPKRENHSGLKRKQTNITDFYQAKRRMVMMPRKSGE, from the exons ATG TGTGGAATCATGGCATCTCACGTGCCCCCCCTGACCAGCCGAGCCACTGGACCCGCTCGTCGGAACCTCTTTGGACCGGTGGAcagtcagcagctgcaggtggagtACAGAGCTGCCATTCGTCAAGACATAGAGGAGGCCTCCCGGCGCTGGGGCTACGACTTCGTCTCAGACAAGCCTCTGGAGAGCAGCCAGTTCCAGTGGGAAGGCGTCCCGGGCACCAAGGTGCCGGAGATCTACCGGCCCTGCATGCTGGGCACCGCGAGGGCGGCGGGCGCTGCGGGCCACCATAAGGCAGGAAGGGCGGCAGCTCTGAGGGAGAAGGAGAACATTCCCGAAAACACTGACAACCATGTGAGTAACTTGAAGATTGGAGAGTGGACACCAAAGAGGGAGAATCATTCCGggttgaagaggaagcagaccaATATTACAG ACTTCTACCAGGCGAAAAGGAGAATGGTGATGATGCCACGCAAATCCGGCGAGTAG
- the cdkn1a gene encoding cyclin-dependent kinase inhibitor 1 isoform X2: protein MASHVPPLTSRATGPARRNLFGPVDSQQLQVEYRAAIRQDIEEASRRWGYDFVSDKPLESSQFQWEGVPGTKVPEIYRPCMLGTARAAGAAGHHKAGRAAALREKENIPENTDNHVSNLKIGEWTPKRENHSGLKRKQTNITDFYQAKRRMVMMPRKSGE, encoded by the exons ATGGCATCTCACGTGCCCCCCCTGACCAGCCGAGCCACTGGACCCGCTCGTCGGAACCTCTTTGGACCGGTGGAcagtcagcagctgcaggtggagtACAGAGCTGCCATTCGTCAAGACATAGAGGAGGCCTCCCGGCGCTGGGGCTACGACTTCGTCTCAGACAAGCCTCTGGAGAGCAGCCAGTTCCAGTGGGAAGGCGTCCCGGGCACCAAGGTGCCGGAGATCTACCGGCCCTGCATGCTGGGCACCGCGAGGGCGGCGGGCGCTGCGGGCCACCATAAGGCAGGAAGGGCGGCAGCTCTGAGGGAGAAGGAGAACATTCCCGAAAACACTGACAACCATGTGAGTAACTTGAAGATTGGAGAGTGGACACCAAAGAGGGAGAATCATTCCGggttgaagaggaagcagaccaATATTACAG ACTTCTACCAGGCGAAAAGGAGAATGGTGATGATGCCACGCAAATCCGGCGAGTAG
- the tmcc2 gene encoding transmembrane and coiled-coil domains protein 2, with the protein MLDKSEVATLGLPSTTSHGGSDSNISTDGAAAASVVTAGGAEGTAWPSEPQRTRAALEHLQQKILKVTEQIRVEQEARDDNVAEYLKLAHNADKQQASRIKQVFEKKNQKSAQTIAHLHKKLEHYHKKLKEIEQNGPARQPKDVLRDMQQGLKDVGANVRAGISGFGGGVVEGVKGGVSALTHTAVVSKPREFASLIRNKFGSADNIAHLKDTLEDGVGVHADDAPTPRALSGSATLVSSPKYGSDDECSSATSGSAAGSNSGGAGVGGAMLGPSMGSPRLDSHHHHHVHSSWDSLLEGLQEIKASQAHMEDAIEDMKGQLQSDYSYMTQCLQEERYRYERLEEQLSDLTELHQNEMSNLKQELASMEEKVAYQSYERARDIQEAVESCLTRITKLELQQQQQQVVQLEGVENANARALLGKLINVILALMAVLLVFVSTLANFITPLMKTRARVTSTVLLTLLLFILWKHWDFVEVWLLPG; encoded by the exons ATG CTGGATAAGAGTGAGGTGGCAACTCTCGGCCTCCCCTCCACCACCAGTCATGGAGGTTCTGACAGCAACATCAGCACTGATGGAGCAGCGGCAGCATCAGTGGTCACGGCCGgcggcgccgaggggaccgcgTGGCCAAGTGAGCCACAGCGGACACGTGCCGCACTGGAGCATCTTCAGCAGAAGATCCTGAAAGTGACCGAGCAGATCCGCGTGGAACAGGAGGCCCGTGACGACAACGTGGCCGAGTACCTGAAGTTGGCCCACAACGCAGACAAACAGCAAGCCTCCAGGATCAAACAGGTGTTTGAGAAGAAGAACCAGAAGTCTGCACAGACCATCGCACACTTGCACAAGAAACTGGAACACTACCACAAGAAGCTGAAGGAGATCGAGCAG AATGGTCCGGCCCGCCAACCAAAGGACGTCCTGCGGGACATGCAGCAGGGGTTAAAGGATGTCGGGGCCAATGTCCGCGCTGGGATAAGTGGTTTTGGAGGTGGAGTGGTGGAAGGGGTCAAAGGTGGCGTGTCGGCCCTCACTCACACTGCCGTTGTGTCCAAACCCAGAGAGTTTGCCAGCCTAATCAGGAACAAGTTCGGCAGCGCTGATAACATTGCCCATCTGAAAGACACACTAGAGGACGGGGTTGGGGTCCATGCCGACGACGCCCCGACTCCCCGAGCCCTGAGCGGAAGTGCAACCCTAGTTTCAAGCCCCAAGTACGGAAGCGATGACGAGTGCTCCAGTGCCACGTCTGGCTCCGCGGCAGGCAGTAACTCTGGTGGGGCCGGAGTGGGCGGGGCAATGCTGGGGCCTTCCATGGGCAGCCCCAGGTTGGAcagccaccaccaccatcacgtCCATAGCTCCTGGGACTCCCTTCTGGAGGGTCTGCAGGAGATCAAAGCCAGCCAGGCACACATGGAGGACGCCATCGAGGACATGAAGGGGCAGCTGCAGAGCGACTACTCCTACATGACACAgtgcctgcaggaggagagatacag GTATGAACGTCTGGAAGAGCAACTGAGTGACCTGACTGAGCTGCACCAGAATGAGATGTCCAACCTCAAACAGGAGCTTGCGAGCATGGAAGAAAAAGTGGCCTACCAGTCATATGAGAGGGCACGAGACATTCAG GAAGCGGTCGAGTCTTGTCTGACACGCATCACgaagctggagctgcagcagcagcagcagcaggtggtcCAGTTGGAAGGCGTGGAGAACGCCAACGCCCGCGCCCTGCTAGGGAAACTCATCAACGTCATCCTGGCGCTCATGGCTGTGCTGCTGGTGTTTGTCTCCACCCTGGCAAACTTTATTACGCCGCTGATGAAGACCCGAGCGCGAGTCACCTCCACCGTCTTGCTGACCTTGCTGCTTTTTATCCTGTGGAAGCACTGGGACTTTGTGGAGGTGTGGCTGCTGCCTGGCTGA